Within Fusarium fujikuroi IMI 58289 draft genome, chromosome FFUJ_chr08, the genomic segment GGCACCGAATCGATAAGGAGCTCTATCTCGGCAAGACATGGACAACGAGCGCATACATGTACATCATGCGAAAGCATGAGGGGGATCTTACTGCGGACGATCGTGTTGTTGTGGATGTCGCGGTCGGCAGGCTCCAACCTCAACCCAAGGGAGAAACGGACGACTCATGGGAATCTCGTCCATCAGGTATCTGGATCAAGCGCtcagccaagaagaaagccAGCGATTCGAAGCAGGCGGTGACggatcttgatgttcttttcggagatgatgctgttgaggcaAGAGATGGATATGCTGTGACGGGAACACCTTTGCTCCTCAACACGGGCGGTAGCCTTCTCTCTGTCCAGCTAAGCGTGCGCCGAGGTCCTCCACGAGAGGTTAAGAAGCCAACGCCCAGGATCAACAGTGATGGTCGATACAAGATTATGCAGATCGGTGATTTGCATCTAAGTACAGGAGTTGGCGTTTGTCGTGAGGCAGTTCCCGATTCTTACAACGGTGGTAAATGCGAGGCCGATCCCAGGACGCTGGACTTTGTTAGCCGAGTCCTTGACGACGAAAAGCCCGATCTGGTAATCTTGAGTGGCGACCAAGTTAACGGTGACACAGCACCAGATGCACCTACTGTGAGTGTTGCCCGGCTTAACACTATAGTGTTCGCCTCTAACATCATCTAGGCCATGTTCAAGATCATCTCGCTACTGATTGAGCGCAAGATCCCTTACGCCGCCATTTTCGGTAACCACGATGACGAACAAACCATGTCTCGCGAGGCTCAGATGGCCATTATGGAGACTCTTCCTTATTCCCTTTCCATTGCTGGGCCAGCTGATATCGAGGGTGTTGGGAATTACTATATCGAAGTCCTGGCCCGTGGAAAGACGGATCATTCTGCTCTGACCATCTATCTTCTCGATACACACGCCTACACGCCCGATGAACGCAACTTTCCTGGTTACGACTGGGTTAAACCTAACCAAATAGAATGGTTCAAGAAGACTACTGCTGGTCTCAAGAAGAATCACAATGAGTTCACTGGCCGCCACATGGACATCGCTTTCATCCATATTCCCTTGACAGAGTATGCTAACCCGGAACTACCCCGTGTTGGCGACTGGAAAGAAGGAGTCACTGCCCCAATATATAACTCTGGCTTCCGCGATGCCCTTGTAGAGCAGGGTGTCCTTATGGTCAGCGCAGGACAGTAAGTTTTGGATTTCTATCTTGTCTTGAAAAATACTCATTCATATTTTAGTGATCACTGCAATGACTACTGCTCCCTATCTCTGATGGGTGAAGGCGAAAACAAGGCCCCAGCCATGTGGATGTGCTACGCTGGTGGTTCTGGCTTCGGCGGATACGCCGGCTACGGTGGTTACCATCGCCGAGTACGCTTGTTTGAAGTCGATACAAACGAGGCTCGTATCAAGACTTGGAAACGTCTCGAGTACGGAGACATAGCTGCCCGGATACACCAACAGATTATCGTCGATGGCGGTAAACCTCAACCTATCACTCCCATTTCATGAGCTTACGACACTCTACATTTACGGGGCAAAGTCCCCCTTCTGAAGTTATTGTATTCGTGTTTTGGGATGATTAGCTACCACGCGTCTATAGAACGGTGTGGCCCTTTTTCGTTTTGAAAAACGACGGGTCATGGGACCACATCAAGGAGCATGTTTGAACATGGGGTTTCTTGTATAACAATTAAAATATCCCACCTCACATTGCATACAACAGCAAACAGAGTTAACGACGGCATTATATAGTCTCGGGATGGGGAACGGAGTTGTTTTGGTCGACTAAATACTACGTTTGAGTCTTGAACTCATTTTCATGGTTTATTCTATATCATTCTTTCACAGTATTGGGGTCCATGATGATTTCGGCAGAAGTGGTCGCAAGCAGCCCTGAATCTGGTGTTGACAATAACTTTCAATTTCTTGAACAGTTCGCATCGGACAGAGTCGTGCAAATATGATTCAATTGCCATCCACTATATGCTTCTCTCTTCGCTCCCCTACTATATTCACCGAAAACAAAACCTCAAACGTCCTCCTCATGATGGTTTGCAAAATGCATGCTGATGTACTCCTCCCGGCCCAAGACTTCTCCAGTAGCCCAGACCTTTGTCATCCAGACGCCATCCGCCCATGTCTAGATGCGTGAACGCAGAAACGAGATTGGTATATACAATCGTATTAAAAGGTTTGAAGAAATGTGGTATCGTTAGGTCTCGCCGTATGCCATGCATCGAGAGTAATAAGAACAAATGTAAAGATGATGGTGTGCTGAGCAACACCGGGATATCAAAATAGGAAAACTGACTAATGTAATGAGTCTGGGGATGAGCCAGATTGTGAATGTGCTTGTGATCAAATACAAGAGAAGGTATAAACGGTTGAAGGGGATGGCAGCAGAGTCGCTCAGATTGTCATGACCTCCTGGTGGACAAGCCTCAGAACCCAGCTTGCCTCTGCAACGCTGGCGCACTGGAAGCACCACTTCTTGACGTTGCCACCTGTAGGGCCCGTAGCCGGAACAACGCCGACAACGCCATTGCTgcccttcatctcctcccagACACCGCATACAATACCACGGCTACCCATGGCTGTGAAGCATCCACTGCCCAGGACTGCGTCTAACAAGATCTTTGGCTGCTCCGAGTCCTTGCGTGGAATCGTGGTGACCGTGACACGTTTCTCCAGACCGTGGTCGGCACGAAGAGCCTGGCGCCAGCCTGGAGGAGGTCGTCGAATGGATAGTCTGCAGTTGCCAAAATCCTCCCACTTGGCGGCTGCGACGAGAAGATGTAGGCGGATCTTGAGGTCTTCAGTACCAAAGCTTGCGGGGCCGCGGCCGCTGTTCTCAACACTGATGGAAGGCGAGCGAGGTGTGTTGCCGCCATAAGATGAGGATCCAGGAGTATTGGTGCCACCATAGCGGCTGTTTCGGTTAACAGAGGAGCGAGCCAGACTGAAAGGAAGCCCGCGACCAGTGAGTCTCTTGAGGAAGCTTGACGCGGAGAGAGTAGATGAGGGAGTAGTGCTTGCACCATCGTGAGATTGGGCAGGCGCACGAACTGAACCACGGTAGCTGTTCTTACGGCCGAACCAGCTTCTTCGCCGACTGCTTGTGTCATCGTTATCGGGAGGTGGCTTGTGTTCACCAAAGCTTCTGAACCGTGCTtcattctcaagctcaatgaACTTTTGGTTGTTGAGACGAGCGTGGTGAACTGACATGTAAAGGTTATAGCAGTCAGGTCCGTTGTGGCACCGGAAGCGGAAGTTTCCTCCACCGTGTGAGCTGGCAAGCTGGCAGTCGGATCGGACTGACGAGCGGATTTCAAGGTCGAGAGCTGTGCTCTGACGGATGAGCACGAGTGGGGTGAGGTCGAGTGCGAGCATGGGCTTATCTCCTTGCTCAGCTCCGCTATGTACGACATATGCCTCGATTAAGCCTGGAGTGACGATAACTTCAAGGTTGCCTCCAGAAATATCCTTCCACAT encodes:
- a CDS encoding putative phosphoprotein phosphatase DCR2 is translated as MTRRIVRTAAQLAGAAIFTFLVIAFLDRNYRVLPNSIHSYMPSHHPGLVVTDVTIVTCSSVNPFSSCDLGKEWHRIDKELYLGKTWTTSAYMYIMRKHEGDLTADDRVVVDVAVGRLQPQPKGETDDSWESRPSGIWIKRSAKKKASDSKQAVTDLDVLFGDDAVEARDGYAVTGTPLLLNTGGSLLSVQLSVRRGPPREVKKPTPRINSDGRYKIMQIGDLHLSTGVGVCREAVPDSYNGGKCEADPRTLDFVSRVLDDEKPDLVILSGDQVNGDTAPDAPTAMFKIISLLIERKIPYAAIFGNHDDEQTMSREAQMAIMETLPYSLSIAGPADIEGVGNYYIEVLARGKTDHSALTIYLLDTHAYTPDERNFPGYDWVKPNQIEWFKKTTAGLKKNHNEFTGRHMDIAFIHIPLTEYANPELPRVGDWKEGVTAPIYNSGFRDALVEQGVLMVSAGHDHCNDYCSLSLMGEGENKAPAMWMCYAGGSGFGGYAGYGGYHRRVRLFEVDTNEARIKTWKRLEYGDIAARIHQQIIVDGGKPQPITPIS